The proteins below come from a single Gemmatimonadota bacterium genomic window:
- a CDS encoding M20/M25/M40 family metallo-hydrolase, with protein MKRFLQLLGAVVVAIVVVLVVNTMRSARAADAAVAPVAVAVDSVGAIARFSKALTFPTISYDPGTHPTDSAAFRALHAHFVTSFPLVHQKLKRETIGLALLYSWPGSDPSLDPVVLMGHQDVVPVIPGTENRWEQPPFSGVVDGGFIWGRGSLDDKVSVLAILESIEGLLRAGFQPKHTIYLAFGHDEEIGGHGAETLRDTLMARGLKHAALVIDEGGTVTDGAALGVTGKVALIGVAEKGYLTLELTANGKGGHSSTPPAHSAIGVLATAITKLEASPFPMTLDGPTEAMLESVRARMPFSRRLALSNLWLLRGAVVRALSAAPMSASMMRTTTAVTIIGGGVKANVLPIDAKASVNFRIRPGESVASVTARVVQTINDTSVHVVAVGFAREPSTVSDAKGAGFAAISQSVREVMGGADVTVAPFLLMAGTDARAWSAKSSQVFRFIAAPPDADVLTRVHGTNERVTPAAYLTAVRFFDRLVHHTDDLP; from the coding sequence ATGAAACGCTTTCTGCAGCTCTTGGGCGCCGTGGTCGTTGCGATCGTGGTGGTTCTCGTTGTGAACACGATGCGATCGGCGCGTGCGGCCGACGCCGCCGTGGCGCCCGTAGCTGTTGCCGTCGATTCCGTCGGCGCCATCGCGCGTTTCTCCAAGGCGCTGACGTTCCCGACGATTTCGTATGATCCGGGGACGCATCCTACCGACAGCGCTGCGTTCCGCGCACTGCACGCGCACTTCGTCACGAGCTTTCCGCTTGTCCATCAGAAGCTGAAACGCGAGACGATTGGGCTCGCGCTCCTCTATTCCTGGCCTGGGAGCGACCCATCGCTCGACCCCGTGGTATTGATGGGGCATCAAGACGTGGTGCCCGTGATTCCCGGCACCGAGAATCGCTGGGAGCAGCCGCCGTTCAGCGGTGTGGTGGATGGCGGATTCATCTGGGGTCGTGGTTCGCTCGACGACAAAGTCTCGGTGCTCGCCATTCTCGAGAGCATTGAAGGGCTGCTGCGCGCTGGATTTCAGCCGAAGCACACGATCTATCTGGCCTTCGGGCACGATGAAGAGATTGGCGGACATGGCGCGGAAACGTTGCGCGACACGCTCATGGCGCGCGGCCTCAAGCACGCAGCACTCGTGATTGACGAAGGCGGTACGGTCACCGACGGCGCGGCCCTTGGCGTGACGGGAAAAGTCGCCTTGATCGGCGTGGCGGAAAAAGGATATCTGACGCTCGAACTCACGGCGAACGGCAAGGGCGGTCATTCGTCCACGCCGCCCGCACATTCGGCGATCGGCGTGCTCGCCACGGCGATTACTAAACTGGAAGCCTCGCCCTTTCCCATGACGCTCGACGGCCCCACCGAAGCTATGCTCGAGTCGGTGCGCGCCCGTATGCCATTCAGCCGCCGTCTGGCGCTTTCCAATCTATGGTTGCTCCGCGGCGCGGTGGTGCGCGCGCTCAGCGCGGCACCGATGTCCGCGTCGATGATGCGAACCACGACCGCCGTGACGATCATTGGTGGCGGCGTAAAAGCAAATGTGCTGCCGATCGATGCCAAGGCGTCGGTGAACTTCCGTATTCGTCCGGGCGAGTCCGTGGCGAGTGTGACCGCGCGGGTGGTGCAGACGATCAACGACACATCGGTCCACGTCGTGGCAGTCGGCTTTGCGCGCGAGCCCTCGACCGTCAGCGATGCCAAGGGCGCGGGCTTCGCAGCCATCTCACAGTCCGTGCGAGAAGTGATGGGTGGAGCCGATGTGACCGTCGCGCCATTTCTCCTGATGGCCGGCACGGATGCACGGGCGTGGTCGGCGAAGAGTTCGCAGGTCTTCCGCTTCATTGCGGCACCACCGGACGCCGACGTGCTCACGCGCGTCCATGGAACGAATGAGCGGGTCACCCCCGCCGCGTATCTGACCGCCGTGCGATTCTTCGACCGGCTCGTGCACCACACCGACGATCTCCCATAG